One part of the Vibrio palustris genome encodes these proteins:
- the pepA gene encoding leucyl aminopeptidase: protein MEFSVKSGSPEKQRSACIVVGVFEPRRLSPVAEQLDKISDGYLSSLLRRGDLEGKPGQMLLLHQVPGVLSERVLLVGCGKERELGERQYKEIIQKTISNLNETGSMEAVCFLTELHVKGRDTYWKVRQAVEATQDSLYTFDQFKSVKPETRRPLRKLVFNVPTRRELTLGEKAINHGLSIASGVRACKDLGNMPPNIATPAYLASQARRLADDHSTVSTKIIGEEEMDKLGMYSYLAVGRGSKNESMMSVIEHKGNPDSDAHPIVLVGKGLTFDSGGISLKPGASMDEMKYDMCGAASVFGAMKAVAEMNLPINVVGILAGCENMPGNDAYRPGDILTTMSGQTVEVLNTDAEGRLVLCDALTYVERFEPECVVDVATLTGACVVALGHHISAVLANHNPLAHELVNASEQASDRAWRLPMTDEYHEQLKSPFADMANIGGSPGGAITAGCFLSKFTKKYNWAHIDIAGTAWKSGAAKGSTGRPVSMLVQFLLNRSGLDTEE, encoded by the coding sequence ATGGAGTTCAGTGTAAAAAGTGGTAGCCCAGAGAAGCAGCGCAGTGCATGTATCGTCGTGGGTGTCTTTGAACCACGCCGTCTTTCTCCAGTGGCAGAGCAACTCGATAAGATCAGCGATGGCTATCTGAGTTCTTTATTACGCCGTGGTGATTTAGAAGGTAAACCAGGCCAGATGCTACTGTTGCATCAAGTTCCTGGAGTTCTATCTGAGCGAGTATTACTTGTCGGCTGTGGTAAAGAACGTGAACTGGGTGAACGCCAGTATAAAGAAATTATTCAAAAAACCATTAGCAACCTTAACGAAACAGGATCAATGGAAGCGGTCTGCTTCCTTACAGAGCTGCACGTTAAAGGTCGCGATACTTACTGGAAAGTTCGTCAAGCGGTAGAGGCAACACAAGATAGCTTATACACGTTTGATCAATTCAAATCAGTCAAACCGGAAACTCGTCGCCCATTACGTAAATTGGTTTTTAATGTGCCAACTCGTCGTGAGCTAACGTTAGGTGAAAAAGCAATTAACCATGGTCTATCTATCGCATCAGGCGTAAGAGCATGTAAAGACTTGGGTAATATGCCACCCAACATTGCGACCCCAGCGTACCTTGCTTCACAAGCACGCCGCCTTGCTGATGACCATTCGACCGTTTCAACCAAGATCATTGGTGAAGAAGAAATGGATAAATTAGGTATGTATTCATACCTAGCGGTTGGTCGTGGTTCAAAAAATGAGTCGATGATGTCGGTTATCGAGCACAAAGGTAATCCTGATTCAGATGCTCACCCCATTGTTTTAGTGGGTAAAGGGCTCACGTTTGACTCAGGTGGTATTTCACTCAAACCCGGCGCAAGCATGGACGAAATGAAATACGACATGTGCGGTGCGGCCTCCGTATTTGGCGCAATGAAGGCAGTGGCTGAAATGAATTTGCCGATTAATGTTGTCGGTATTCTCGCTGGTTGTGAAAATATGCCGGGTAACGATGCTTATCGTCCAGGTGATATTCTTACTACGATGTCCGGTCAAACGGTTGAAGTATTAAACACCGATGCAGAAGGCCGCTTAGTTTTGTGTGATGCATTGACGTATGTAGAACGTTTTGAGCCAGAGTGTGTTGTTGATGTAGCGACTTTAACTGGTGCGTGTGTGGTTGCATTAGGCCATCATATTAGCGCCGTGCTTGCTAACCACAATCCATTGGCACACGAGCTCGTCAATGCTTCAGAGCAAGCCAGTGATCGCGCTTGGCGTTTACCAATGACCGATGAGTACCACGAACAGCTCAAAAGTCCGTTTGCTGATATGGCAAACATTGGTGGTAGCCCGGGTGGCGCGATTACCGCAGGGTGCTTCCTCTCTAAGTTTACTAAGAAGTATAATTGGGCGCATATTGATATTGCGGGTACCGCTTGGAAATCTGGGGCAGCGAAAGGCTCGACCGGTCGTCCCGTCTCAATGTTGGTCCAATTCTTACTTAATCGAAGTGGCCTAGACACTGAGGAATAA
- a CDS encoding glycerol dehydrogenase — translation MTMTPRTVTSPKKFVIGTDLLSQLPDYVKDFGTNAFIICDEFILSRVEQEAVSAIEKTDNLTATAEKFQYECTQKEVDRNVALVKETYANVIVGVGGGKTLDTAKAVAYQQKLPVILYPTIASTDAPCTALSVIYTEDGEFDHYLFLPQNPDAVIADTDILAGAPTRFFAAGVGDALATYFEARACYACDGVNLVLKKPSRTGLGLARLCYDVLSENVAAAMDALKNKVTTPALEQTIEATIYLSGVGAESGGLAAAHAVNNGMSAVPDLHKAQHGEKVVFGLLTQLVLENAPKEEIDNVVRIIKVAGLPLTLEDMGLQNFVESEWRKVAAIACDKDDTMGNMVKAVSEADVYNAMVAANNMAHRYKAQDEG, via the coding sequence ATGACTATGACTCCACGAACAGTAACGTCACCGAAGAAGTTTGTTATCGGTACAGATTTATTGTCCCAGCTGCCAGATTACGTGAAAGACTTTGGTACTAATGCATTTATTATTTGTGATGAATTCATTCTTTCTAGAGTCGAACAAGAGGCGGTTTCTGCTATTGAAAAGACGGATAACTTGACGGCGACAGCAGAAAAGTTTCAGTACGAGTGCACACAAAAAGAAGTCGATCGTAATGTTGCTCTCGTCAAAGAAACCTATGCCAATGTCATTGTTGGCGTTGGTGGCGGTAAAACATTGGATACAGCTAAAGCAGTGGCGTATCAACAAAAATTACCAGTCATCTTATATCCTACCATTGCTTCTACCGATGCTCCGTGTACGGCACTCTCTGTTATTTACACTGAAGATGGGGAGTTTGATCATTATCTTTTCTTACCACAAAACCCCGATGCCGTGATTGCGGATACAGATATTCTAGCGGGAGCACCAACTCGTTTCTTTGCGGCAGGTGTAGGGGATGCGCTAGCGACCTATTTTGAAGCTCGTGCTTGTTATGCGTGCGACGGTGTGAATTTAGTTCTGAAAAAACCATCACGAACAGGGTTAGGTCTCGCTCGTTTGTGTTATGACGTATTAAGTGAAAACGTTGCTGCGGCTATGGATGCTTTAAAAAATAAAGTGACAACGCCAGCCTTGGAGCAAACAATAGAAGCGACCATTTATTTAAGTGGTGTGGGGGCTGAATCTGGCGGATTAGCGGCTGCTCATGCGGTAAATAATGGCATGTCAGCAGTGCCAGATCTTCACAAAGCACAGCATGGTGAAAAAGTAGTATTTGGCTTGCTAACGCAGTTAGTGCTCGAAAACGCCCCTAAAGAAGAAATCGATAATGTTGTGCGCATTATTAAAGTTGCAGGACTGCCGTTGACGCTTGAGGATATGGGCTTACAAAACTTTGTAGAATCGGAATGGCGTAAAGTGGCAGCGATCGCGTGTGATAAAGATGATACGATGGGCAACATGGTTAAAGCCGTCTCTGAAGCTGATGTATATAATGCGATGGTTGCAGCCAATAACATGGCACATCGTTATAAAGCGCAAGATGAGGGGTAA
- a CDS encoding valine--tRNA ligase, whose translation MEKTYNPTSIEQGLYQTWEEQGYFKPHGDTSKPAYSIVIPPPNVTGSLHMGHAFQDTIMDTLTRCQRMKGNNTLWQVGTDHAGIATQMVVERKIAAQEDKTKNDYGREAFIDKIWEWKNESGGNITRQLRRLGASVDWDRERFTMDEGFSNAVKEVFVRLYKEDLLYRGKRLVNWDPKLHTAISDLEVENIDKKGHMWHFRYPLANGATTADGKDYIVVATTRPETVLGDTGVAVNPEDPRYKDLIGKHVRLPIVDRLIPIVGDEHADMEKGTGCVKITPAHDFNDYEVGKRHSLPMINILTMDAHILASAEVYTTKGEPSTDYATDIPEQYQGLERFAARKALVAEFDQLGLLVEVKDHDLTVPYGDRGGVVIEPMLTDQWYVRTAPLAQPAIKAVKDGDIQFVPQQYENMYFSWMNELQDWCISRQLWWGHRIPAWYDEQGNVYVGRDEDEVRAENGLAADVVLAQDDDVLDTWFSSALWTFGTQGWPEKTPDLATFHPTDVLVTGFDIIFFWVARMIMMTMHFIKDEDNKPQVPFKTIYVTGLIRDENGDKMSKTKGNVLDPIDMIDGIDLEDLVEKRTGNMMQPQLAKKIEKTTRKAYENGIEAYGTDALRFTLAAMASTGRDINWDMKRLEGYRNFCNKLWNASRYVLMNTQEHDCGFAADAELEYSLADKWIESQFELTAKAFNNHIDNFRLDMAANTLYEFIWNQFCDWYLELTKPVLWKGTESQQRATRRTLITVLEKTLRLAHPVIPYITETIWQSVKPLVDGVSGETIMLQALPQYDENNFHQEALDDIEWVKAFITSIRNLRAEYDINPGKPLEVMLKAANDIDASRLETCKPVLMSLAKLESVRIITDADTLPACATSLVAQSELMIPMAGLIDKDAELDRLTKEINKTQGEIKRIEGKLNNEGFVAKAPEAVVAKEREKLEGYQATLVKLEEQKVTIANL comes from the coding sequence ATGGAAAAGACATATAACCCAACATCTATCGAACAAGGTCTGTATCAGACTTGGGAAGAGCAAGGCTATTTTAAGCCTCACGGCGACACATCTAAACCCGCTTATAGCATTGTCATCCCGCCGCCAAACGTCACGGGTAGCCTGCATATGGGTCACGCTTTCCAAGATACCATTATGGATACTTTGACGCGCTGCCAACGTATGAAAGGGAACAATACCCTATGGCAAGTCGGAACGGACCACGCTGGAATCGCAACGCAAATGGTCGTCGAGCGTAAAATTGCCGCACAAGAAGACAAAACCAAAAATGATTACGGCCGTGAAGCATTCATCGATAAGATTTGGGAATGGAAAAACGAGTCAGGCGGTAATATCACCCGCCAACTACGTCGTCTGGGCGCCTCTGTCGATTGGGATCGTGAACGCTTTACCATGGATGAAGGCTTCTCTAACGCCGTGAAAGAAGTGTTTGTACGTCTTTACAAAGAAGATTTACTGTATCGTGGTAAGCGTCTCGTTAACTGGGATCCAAAGCTACACACCGCAATTTCTGATCTTGAAGTGGAAAACATTGATAAGAAAGGCCACATGTGGCATTTCCGTTACCCGCTTGCCAATGGTGCGACAACCGCTGATGGCAAAGATTATATTGTGGTCGCGACGACCCGTCCAGAAACCGTGTTAGGCGATACTGGTGTTGCGGTTAACCCAGAAGATCCTCGTTATAAAGATCTGATTGGCAAACACGTACGTCTACCTATCGTTGATCGTTTAATTCCTATTGTTGGTGATGAACACGCCGATATGGAAAAAGGCACAGGCTGTGTAAAAATCACCCCTGCGCATGATTTTAATGACTATGAAGTGGGTAAACGTCATAGTCTACCCATGATCAACATCCTCACTATGGATGCACACATTTTGGCAAGCGCTGAAGTGTACACCACCAAAGGTGAGCCAAGCACCGATTACGCAACCGATATTCCAGAGCAATACCAAGGGTTAGAGCGATTTGCTGCACGTAAAGCACTTGTAGCAGAATTCGATCAACTTGGCCTATTGGTCGAAGTGAAAGATCACGATCTTACCGTCCCGTATGGTGACCGTGGTGGTGTGGTAATTGAACCGATGCTAACCGACCAATGGTATGTGCGTACTGCCCCTCTCGCTCAGCCTGCGATTAAAGCGGTTAAAGATGGAGACATTCAATTCGTACCACAACAGTACGAAAACATGTATTTCTCTTGGATGAACGAACTGCAAGATTGGTGTATCTCGCGTCAGCTTTGGTGGGGTCATCGCATTCCAGCTTGGTATGATGAGCAAGGTAATGTTTATGTCGGTCGTGATGAAGACGAAGTGCGTGCTGAAAACGGTTTAGCCGCAGATGTCGTGCTTGCACAAGATGATGATGTACTTGATACCTGGTTCTCATCCGCACTATGGACGTTTGGTACACAAGGTTGGCCAGAAAAAACGCCGGATCTTGCCACGTTCCACCCGACCGATGTGTTGGTAACAGGCTTCGATATTATCTTCTTCTGGGTTGCGCGCATGATCATGATGACCATGCACTTTATCAAAGATGAAGATAATAAGCCGCAAGTTCCGTTCAAAACCATTTATGTGACCGGCCTTATTCGCGATGAAAATGGCGATAAAATGTCGAAAACAAAAGGTAACGTGCTTGACCCTATCGATATGATCGATGGTATTGATCTTGAAGACTTAGTTGAAAAGCGTACTGGCAACATGATGCAGCCACAGCTTGCTAAGAAGATCGAAAAAACCACGCGTAAAGCTTACGAAAACGGGATTGAAGCCTACGGTACTGACGCACTGCGCTTTACACTCGCAGCGATGGCTTCAACCGGTCGTGATATCAACTGGGATATGAAGCGTCTTGAAGGTTACCGTAATTTCTGTAACAAGCTATGGAACGCAAGCCGTTACGTGCTGATGAATACGCAAGAGCACGATTGTGGTTTTGCCGCAGATGCTGAGTTGGAATATTCGTTAGCAGATAAATGGATCGAATCTCAATTTGAATTGACTGCGAAAGCGTTTAATAACCATATTGATAACTTCCGTTTAGACATGGCAGCCAATACGCTGTACGAGTTCATTTGGAACCAATTCTGTGACTGGTATTTAGAGCTTACTAAACCAGTTCTATGGAAAGGTACCGAATCACAGCAACGCGCAACACGCCGTACTCTGATCACTGTATTAGAAAAAACCTTACGTCTTGCTCACCCTGTGATCCCATATATCACAGAAACGATTTGGCAAAGTGTCAAGCCACTGGTTGACGGTGTGTCTGGCGAGACCATCATGTTACAAGCCCTACCACAATATGATGAAAATAACTTCCATCAGGAAGCGCTGGATGATATTGAATGGGTAAAAGCATTTATCACCAGTATTCGTAACCTACGTGCTGAATACGACATCAACCCAGGTAAGCCATTGGAAGTGATGCTTAAAGCCGCCAATGATATTGATGCAAGCCGCTTAGAAACCTGTAAGCCAGTATTGATGTCACTAGCGAAACTAGAAAGCGTTCGCATTATTACTGATGCCGATACTCTTCCAGCTTGTGCGACGTCACTGGTTGCTCAATCTGAGTTAATGATCCCAATGGCAGGCTTGATTGATAAAGATGCAGAACTTGATCGTTTGACGAAAGAGATCAACAAAACCCAAGGTGAAATTAAGCGCATTGAAGGTAAGTTAAACAACGAAGGTTTTGTTGCGAAAGCGCCGGAAGCCGTTGTTGCTAAAGAACGTGAGAAGCTCGAAGGTTACCAAGCAACTTTGGTCAAACTAGAAGAGCAAAAAGTCACTATCGCTAACCTATAA
- a CDS encoding pseudouridine synthase, with the protein MAMTEYTPPSDPWIEVVYEDENLLAVNKPAGLLSVPGRLPEHYDSMWSRIVERDREIQVIHRLDMATSGLMLLAKDKASESALKKQFQYRLTHKVYYARVWGHPPQQGEIDRPLICDWPNRPRQKVCEEHGKPSLTHYQVVQYEEHTSVVRLLPVTGRSHQLRVHMQVIGHPIVGDEFYAHAEAFAWSDRLQLHAAELSFYHPISQTLASLFVPCEFYPDAEGCIFEHFTPSPQLPDYKLLPKC; encoded by the coding sequence ATGGCAATGACAGAATACACACCGCCGAGCGATCCGTGGATTGAAGTGGTGTATGAAGATGAGAACCTCTTGGCGGTGAATAAACCCGCTGGTTTACTCTCGGTGCCGGGCCGATTGCCAGAGCACTATGACAGTATGTGGAGTCGTATTGTTGAGCGTGATAGGGAGATTCAGGTCATCCATCGCTTGGATATGGCAACTTCTGGTCTCATGCTGCTTGCCAAAGACAAAGCCAGTGAATCGGCGTTAAAAAAACAATTTCAATATCGTCTGACTCATAAAGTTTACTATGCCCGAGTGTGGGGACATCCGCCACAGCAAGGAGAAATCGATCGCCCGCTTATTTGTGATTGGCCGAATCGTCCACGCCAGAAAGTGTGTGAAGAGCACGGTAAACCGTCGCTGACTCATTATCAGGTGGTGCAATATGAAGAGCACACCAGTGTCGTACGTTTATTACCAGTGACAGGGCGTTCTCATCAGCTGCGGGTTCACATGCAGGTGATAGGGCATCCGATTGTGGGAGATGAGTTTTACGCGCACGCAGAAGCGTTTGCATGGAGTGACCGTCTGCAGCTACATGCGGCTGAGCTGAGTTTTTATCATCCGATATCCCAAACGCTCGCATCGTTATTTGTTCCCTGTGAGTTTTACCCCGACGCGGAAGGTTGTATTTTTGAGCATTTTACGCCAAGCCCACAATTACCGGATTATAAACTCTTACCTAAGTGCTGA
- a CDS encoding DNA polymerase III subunit chi → MATATFYIVNADSPQASAAGFEEYVLFLIRHFVKQGAKVYLQCHDKSHAEQFAEHLWQADPDEFIGHNLVGEGPRYGTHVEIGHPGVRASFNRQLAINLADNQTTFAQNLTEVIDFVPSEENAKQRARARYKHYRQAGYQLQTIEIQYP, encoded by the coding sequence ATGGCAACCGCGACGTTTTACATTGTTAACGCTGATAGCCCGCAAGCAAGTGCTGCCGGGTTTGAAGAGTATGTTTTATTTCTCATCCGTCACTTTGTCAAACAAGGCGCGAAAGTCTACCTACAATGCCATGATAAGTCCCACGCTGAACAATTTGCCGAACATTTATGGCAAGCCGATCCTGATGAATTCATTGGACATAACCTGGTTGGTGAAGGACCTCGTTATGGAACCCATGTAGAAATAGGTCATCCGGGAGTTCGAGCCTCGTTTAATCGTCAACTGGCAATAAACCTGGCGGATAATCAGACAACCTTTGCGCAAAACTTAACGGAAGTGATAGACTTCGTACCTAGCGAAGAAAATGCGAAACAGCGGGCTCGAGCGCGGTATAAACACTATCGCCAAGCAGGTTATCAACTGCAAACCATCGAGATCCAATACCCTTAG
- a CDS encoding HD-GYP domain-containing protein yields MASIKINVNRLQPGLHIRLPVKWNDHPFLLNSFKLKSQDQINLIKHLGLQYVFVNPAQSSVEPLPPPTEEAQESSDEETEAINQEVDKLWIEKQERIEKLNAYRRRMKVVEQEFERSLAKMRAVMNKIRSRPTDAVNEAGLLVNDIVDNLLSDEHVTLHLMNSNSDFEDIYFHSLNVAVIAMMIGKIKEYPADKIKELAFACLFHDMGKVRIPTAILRKTTPLNEPETNYLKLHTKYGLEIADSIENFSPAARVVIEQHHECNDGSGYPQGLKADEIDELAKIVAVANTFDNLCHPQATTEQKIPYIALSHMFKNCKHLYDQESLAILVKFMGVYPPGTVVQLSNETVGLVISVNTQNLLYPNVLIYDSSVPRTQAPIIELLNKDIKIVKAILPSKLPENIREYLNPRARVSYFIEGN; encoded by the coding sequence GTGGCCAGTATAAAAATTAATGTCAATCGCTTACAGCCAGGTTTGCACATTCGTCTACCAGTGAAGTGGAACGACCACCCCTTTCTTTTAAACAGCTTTAAATTGAAGTCCCAAGATCAAATCAACCTGATTAAACACTTAGGTCTACAATATGTCTTCGTTAATCCGGCGCAGAGTTCAGTTGAACCTTTACCTCCTCCAACAGAAGAAGCACAGGAGAGTAGTGATGAAGAAACAGAAGCTATTAACCAAGAAGTCGATAAGTTGTGGATAGAGAAACAAGAACGAATTGAAAAGCTCAATGCGTATCGGCGGCGTATGAAAGTTGTCGAACAAGAGTTTGAACGTTCGTTGGCAAAAATGCGTGCAGTGATGAATAAGATCCGTAGCCGTCCGACTGATGCAGTTAATGAAGCCGGCTTATTGGTTAATGATATTGTCGATAACCTATTGAGTGATGAACATGTTACGTTGCATCTAATGAACAGCAATAGTGACTTTGAAGATATTTACTTCCACTCACTCAATGTTGCAGTCATTGCTATGATGATTGGTAAAATCAAAGAGTACCCTGCAGATAAAATAAAAGAACTGGCATTTGCCTGCCTATTTCACGATATGGGTAAAGTACGGATTCCGACAGCCATCTTACGTAAAACAACCCCGCTGAATGAACCCGAAACCAATTATCTTAAATTGCATACTAAATACGGATTAGAGATAGCTGACAGTATTGAGAACTTTTCTCCGGCGGCAAGGGTCGTTATAGAGCAGCATCATGAATGCAATGATGGTTCTGGGTATCCCCAAGGGTTAAAAGCAGATGAGATAGATGAATTAGCAAAGATTGTCGCGGTTGCTAATACATTTGACAATTTATGCCATCCACAAGCTACGACTGAACAAAAAATACCTTATATAGCACTTTCACATATGTTTAAGAATTGTAAGCATCTTTATGATCAAGAGAGCTTAGCTATTTTAGTTAAGTTTATGGGCGTCTACCCGCCAGGGACTGTGGTGCAGCTATCGAATGAAACCGTCGGCTTAGTGATCTCCGTTAATACACAAAATCTACTTTATCCGAATGTTCTTATCTATGATTCCTCTGTACCACGTACCCAAGCCCCCATCATTGAACTATTAAATAAAGACATAAAGATAGTGAAAGCTATTTTACCAAGTAAGTTACCAGAAAATATTCGTGAGTATCTCAACCCTAGAGCAAGAGTGTCTTATTTTATCGAAGGGAACTAG
- the leuD gene encoding 3-isopropylmalate dehydratase small subunit, with translation MSGFKQHTGLVVPLDAANVDTDAIIPKQFLQKVTRTGFGKHLFHDWRFLDDAGQQPNPDFVLNEARYQGASILLARENFGCGSSREHAPWALADYGIQVIIAPSFADIFYGNAINNQMVPVKLTDNEVDEIFTYVTNTQGAEVTVNLETMTVNANGKVYSFIIDEFRRHCLLNGLDNIGLTLQHADDITTFEANIPAFLQ, from the coding sequence ATGTCAGGATTTAAACAACACACAGGGTTAGTCGTTCCTCTAGATGCAGCGAACGTCGATACTGATGCTATTATTCCAAAACAATTTTTGCAGAAAGTGACACGGACTGGATTTGGCAAGCACCTATTTCACGATTGGCGCTTTTTAGATGATGCAGGCCAACAACCTAACCCAGACTTTGTCCTCAACGAAGCACGTTATCAAGGTGCGAGTATTTTACTTGCCCGCGAAAACTTTGGCTGCGGGTCGTCACGAGAACACGCCCCTTGGGCTTTGGCTGACTATGGCATTCAAGTGATTATCGCACCAAGTTTTGCTGATATTTTTTATGGCAATGCGATTAATAATCAGATGGTACCTGTAAAGCTGACTGATAACGAAGTTGATGAAATTTTCACGTACGTTACCAATACACAAGGTGCTGAGGTTACGGTTAATCTTGAAACGATGACAGTTAATGCCAATGGGAAAGTCTACTCATTTATAATTGATGAGTTCCGTCGCCACTGCTTACTTAATGGCCTAGATAATATCGGACTAACCTTGCAACATGCTGACGATATTACGACATTTGAAGCTAATATCCCTGCATTTTTGCAGTAA
- the lptF gene encoding LPS export ABC transporter permease LptF, with the protein MIIVRYLIREALKSQLAIFFVLFLVFLSQKFIRVLAEASDGEIPARMILSIVGLNMPAMGLLMLPLSLYIGILLTFGRLYAESEITVMNATGIGNKFLIQAALALALITSGVAAFNSFWLSPWGQDKVAQLMEKLSSENSVDLLQKGQFQRSPDGSSVVFIDDINNHKLSNVFVAQLTPKDSVMPSVMFSNSGEVKDLSDGRQVISMHNGTRYEGVPTRVNYMVTTFDQYQGLIGQRKVKHESRDWEAQPTMQLIHNDSPKAQAELQWRISLVVCIPLLTMLVVPLSAVNPRQGRFAKMGPAILIYLAYFLAISATKSAIEDGSIPGSVGMWPINGLLLLAALAINSLDSVVVRKFKDKFRKRKVA; encoded by the coding sequence GTGATTATTGTCCGATATTTGATCAGAGAGGCATTAAAGAGTCAGCTAGCCATCTTTTTTGTGCTCTTTTTAGTATTCCTGAGCCAGAAGTTTATCCGTGTTTTGGCGGAAGCTTCCGATGGTGAGATTCCTGCACGCATGATTTTGTCTATCGTGGGATTGAACATGCCTGCGATGGGGTTACTCATGTTACCGTTGAGTTTATATATAGGTATCTTGCTCACCTTCGGGCGTTTGTACGCAGAAAGTGAAATTACCGTGATGAACGCGACGGGCATTGGTAATAAGTTTTTAATTCAGGCCGCGTTAGCACTGGCTCTGATCACCTCCGGTGTGGCGGCGTTTAACTCTTTTTGGTTGTCACCATGGGGGCAAGATAAGGTAGCGCAGTTAATGGAAAAACTGTCATCTGAAAACAGCGTTGATTTATTGCAAAAAGGGCAGTTTCAGCGTTCTCCAGATGGCTCATCGGTGGTCTTTATCGATGATATTAATAACCATAAATTATCCAATGTTTTTGTTGCCCAACTGACGCCAAAAGATTCGGTGATGCCAAGCGTGATGTTCTCCAATTCAGGAGAGGTGAAAGATCTTAGCGATGGTCGCCAAGTGATCTCTATGCATAACGGCACGCGTTATGAAGGTGTGCCGACTCGCGTGAACTATATGGTCACAACGTTTGATCAATACCAAGGTTTGATTGGTCAAAGGAAGGTAAAACACGAAAGTCGTGACTGGGAAGCTCAGCCAACAATGCAATTAATTCATAATGATAGCCCTAAAGCTCAGGCAGAATTGCAATGGCGGATTTCGTTAGTTGTGTGTATTCCACTGCTTACCATGCTGGTGGTACCGTTATCGGCAGTGAACCCTAGGCAAGGGCGGTTTGCGAAAATGGGGCCTGCTATCTTAATTTATCTAGCGTATTTCTTGGCGATTAGTGCGACGAAATCAGCCATAGAAGATGGCTCGATTCCTGGGAGCGTAGGTATGTGGCCAATTAATGGATTATTGTTGCTTGCAGCCTTGGCGATTAACTCGCTAGATAGTGTCGTGGTCAGAAAATTCAAAGATAAATTCAGAAAGAGAAAGGTGGCGTAA
- the lptG gene encoding LPS export ABC transporter permease LptG, translating into MFKILDFYIGRTIISTSALVLVTFVGLSGIIKYVDQLRKVGKGTYDLLHALYFVILSIPRDIEMFFPLAALLGALIGLGMLASSSELVVMQAAGYSKLQIGLSVLKTAIPLMILITLLGEWGAPQAQKLARDMRAFETSGGKILSVRSGVWARDANDFIFITKINDEKLYGVNIWRFNDNKKLTEVVFAKEVDYDSGHHWTMKNAILTNMKNNVEISKKVIPSYQWDTTLEPDKLKVVTVKPEELSLSGLYSYVNYLKSSEQDASRYDLAFWRKMTQPFSIAVMMLMALSFIFGPLRSVTMGARILSGVIAGFTFYISSEFFGPLSLVYGFPPSIGAIAPSLVFLSVALILMKRKG; encoded by the coding sequence ATGTTTAAGATTTTAGACTTTTATATTGGTCGAACCATCATCTCTACATCAGCGTTAGTGCTGGTGACCTTTGTTGGATTGTCGGGCATTATCAAATATGTTGATCAGTTACGCAAAGTAGGTAAAGGGACGTACGATCTTTTACATGCGTTGTACTTTGTGATTTTAAGTATCCCACGCGACATTGAAATGTTCTTTCCGCTCGCCGCCTTACTGGGCGCATTGATTGGTTTAGGCATGTTGGCGTCCAGTTCTGAACTGGTTGTTATGCAGGCGGCAGGGTATTCGAAGCTACAGATTGGTTTATCGGTACTCAAGACTGCAATTCCGTTGATGATTCTTATTACCTTACTGGGTGAATGGGGAGCGCCTCAAGCGCAAAAATTGGCACGTGATATGCGCGCATTCGAAACGTCTGGTGGCAAAATATTGTCGGTGCGCAGTGGGGTGTGGGCTCGTGATGCCAATGACTTTATTTTTATCACTAAGATCAACGATGAGAAGTTATATGGTGTCAACATTTGGCGTTTTAATGACAATAAGAAATTAACGGAAGTCGTGTTTGCCAAAGAAGTCGATTACGACAGTGGTCATCATTGGACGATGAAAAATGCCATCCTCACGAATATGAAAAACAACGTAGAAATTTCTAAAAAAGTGATTCCATCTTATCAATGGGACACGACCTTAGAACCGGACAAGCTGAAAGTGGTGACTGTGAAACCGGAAGAGCTATCTTTGAGTGGCTTGTATAGTTATGTGAATTATTTGAAGTCGTCTGAGCAAGATGCCTCTCGGTACGATCTCGCGTTTTGGCGTAAGATGACTCAACCATTTTCGATTGCGGTTATGATGCTGATGGCGTTATCGTTTATTTTTGGCCCTTTACGTAGTGTGACCATGGGGGCAAGGATTTTATCAGGAGTCATCGCTGGGTTTACTTTCTACATATCGAGTGAATTCTTCGGACCCCTTAGTTTAGTATATGGGTTCCCACCATCGATCGGCGCAATTGCACCGAGTTTAGTCTTCTTGAGTGTGGCTCTGATTTTAATGAAGCGTAAAGGTTAG